A stretch of the Nitratifractor salsuginis DSM 16511 genome encodes the following:
- a CDS encoding alpha-amylase/4-alpha-glucanotransferase domain-containing protein, which yields MTRLLFGLHMHQPVENLDEAVSRAIERCYAPLFETLARYPEFKFSLHCSGWLLEKLKRDAPEVYGNLKRLSDAGAIEWFSAGYYEPILASIPSSDRLEQIGRLSKTLEAEFGQTPRGLWLTERVWENGLVADLRAAGVEYAVVDDYHLIAAGFDPEEIEGYFLTEEGGEKLALFPISKALRYAIPFHEAPQSIEAVAQRKLAVIFDDAEKFGLWPETHEWVYTKGWLKAFIEGVLADERIETAHYADALNERPTGLAYLPNVSYYEMGEWSLRAKDTLELEKLQKRFDEEYFEKVGIKFIRGGIWKNFFVKYEESNRLHKRMLQMNRLLLPEENREDLYRLQCNDVYWHGVFGGLYLPNLRDNAYRYLARCEKLLKRETSVEDSDFDGYEESRVNDGTFVYRFYERSGGQLIELLDLEREFNFQNTLTRRYEAYHEAILNPPASSARESTQEEPENGIRTIHSLPHRADEATLRELHFDWYTKNSLIDHISDEHFDRESFRCCTFREFGDFANQPFEMLAPLHFRREGGLYTERKHPTSLEKRYSLEKGTLHFSIDLQTEAEGIYRYALEFNLHFAHYDTLRIQGKSLNEGLEILGSEFMIEDPYTGRTLTLSFDREMEGYFVPLRTVSQDEAGYSLTTQALSIAMVAPFESTMELKGSLCLS from the coding sequence ATGACTCGCCTGCTCTTCGGCCTGCATATGCACCAACCTGTGGAGAACCTGGACGAAGCGGTCTCCCGGGCGATCGAGCGCTGCTACGCTCCGCTCTTCGAAACCCTGGCACGCTATCCCGAGTTCAAATTCAGCCTCCACTGCAGCGGTTGGCTTTTGGAGAAACTGAAACGGGACGCTCCCGAAGTCTATGGCAATCTTAAGCGGCTCAGCGACGCCGGAGCCATCGAGTGGTTCAGCGCCGGCTACTACGAACCGATCCTCGCCTCCATCCCCTCATCGGACCGTCTCGAGCAGATCGGACGGCTCTCGAAGACCCTCGAAGCGGAGTTCGGGCAGACTCCCAGGGGCCTCTGGCTCACCGAGCGGGTCTGGGAGAACGGCCTGGTTGCGGACCTGCGCGCAGCGGGGGTCGAGTATGCGGTTGTGGACGACTACCATCTCATCGCCGCCGGCTTCGACCCCGAGGAGATCGAGGGCTATTTCCTCACCGAGGAAGGAGGCGAAAAGCTGGCTCTCTTCCCCATCTCCAAAGCCCTGCGCTACGCCATCCCCTTCCACGAAGCTCCGCAGAGCATCGAAGCGGTGGCGCAGCGAAAACTCGCCGTCATCTTCGACGACGCGGAGAAGTTCGGGCTCTGGCCCGAGACCCACGAATGGGTCTATACCAAAGGCTGGCTGAAAGCCTTCATCGAAGGAGTGCTCGCCGACGAGCGGATCGAGACGGCCCATTACGCCGATGCCCTAAATGAGCGGCCTACGGGCCTCGCCTATCTCCCCAATGTCTCCTATTACGAGATGGGGGAGTGGAGCCTCCGGGCCAAAGACACCCTGGAGCTGGAGAAACTGCAAAAGCGCTTCGACGAAGAGTATTTCGAAAAGGTGGGCATCAAATTCATCCGGGGCGGAATCTGGAAAAACTTCTTCGTTAAATACGAAGAGTCCAACCGCCTCCACAAGCGGATGCTTCAGATGAACCGACTACTACTCCCTGAAGAAAACCGGGAGGATCTCTACCGCCTCCAGTGCAACGACGTCTATTGGCACGGGGTCTTCGGCGGGCTCTACCTCCCCAACCTGCGGGACAACGCCTACCGCTATCTGGCCCGCTGCGAAAAGCTCCTCAAGCGCGAAACGAGCGTCGAGGACAGCGATTTCGACGGCTATGAAGAAAGCCGGGTCAACGACGGCACCTTCGTCTACCGTTTCTACGAACGCAGCGGCGGGCAGCTCATCGAGCTGCTCGATCTTGAAAGAGAGTTCAATTTCCAAAACACCCTCACCCGCCGCTACGAGGCTTACCACGAAGCGATCCTCAATCCTCCCGCTTCTTCAGCCCGGGAGTCGACGCAAGAGGAGCCGGAAAATGGGATCCGCACTATCCACTCCCTCCCCCACCGGGCCGACGAAGCGACTCTGCGGGAGCTGCACTTCGACTGGTACACCAAAAATTCCCTCATCGACCATATCTCCGATGAGCATTTCGACCGGGAGAGTTTCCGCTGCTGCACCTTCCGGGAGTTCGGCGATTTCGCCAACCAACCCTTCGAGATGCTCGCTCCGCTCCATTTCCGAAGGGAGGGCGGCCTCTATACCGAGCGGAAGCATCCCACGAGCCTCGAAAAGCGTTACAGCCTCGAAAAGGGCACCCTCCACTTCAGCATCGACTTACAGACCGAAGCGGAGGGGATCTACCGCTATGCCCTGGAGTTCAACCTCCACTTCGCCCACTACGATACGCTACGTATTCAGGGAAAATCTCTCAATGAGGGGCTGGAGATTCTGGGATCGGAATTTATGATCGAGGACCCCTACACCGGGCGCACCCTCACCCTGAGTTTCGACCGGGAGATGGAGGGATATTTCGTCCCCCTGCGCACCGTTTCCCAGGATGAGGCGGGTTACAGCCTCACGACCCAGGCCCTGAGCATCGCGATGGTGGCCCCTTTTGAATCGACGATGGAGCTGAAGGGATCTCTATGTCTGAGTTGA
- a CDS encoding glycoside hydrolase family 57 protein, producing the protein MNLVLLWHMHQPDYRDESGRFIMPWVFLHAIKDYYDMPWLLSRSKAKASFNLTPILIEQLDTYIAKGPQSDRFLSLWLKDPARLSADERDFVVQLCKSAQYETMVKPLPSFDALYSQEEYSDEELVNLECCFLLSWCGPWLREKDATVKKLLPQERFDAKDKEALLDALFDFLPEILPFYDSLRKKGQITLSTTPYSHPILPLLIDIHTAELADPSTPLPPDGLSLASDAKLHLQKAKEIYRSHFGSDPVGMWPAEGAVDPQSAELFQEAGIRWIATDQAILQKSGGSDPYRVYDYRGLKLFFRDHELSDLIGFSYRTLPAERAVEDFRRRLAEKKGTLFVILDGENAWEYYPNNGREFLEKFYAMIEEFAPLTCDEAAALPAKKLERLAPGSWIDGTFRTWIGDEEKNRAWELLFQTRRDVRHLGKEKDPQILAHFLAAEASDWFWWYGEGHYTEFAREFDRLYRDHLISIYELMGLPAPRDLLRPIVGSHTIHNIVNEPKAPIQPVIDGRVTSFFEWVDAGMIDERHSGGSMQNSSDVVERIFWGSDGEYFYFRLDAENPKELELKLFFDEEEIRPERMAAEKIIEIAVAKKGLEKRGYEVRFEISADGKILATLPSSARLFVNPDENYAQNWFV; encoded by the coding sequence GTGAATCTCGTCCTGCTCTGGCATATGCATCAGCCCGATTATCGGGATGAGTCGGGGCGTTTCATTATGCCCTGGGTCTTTTTGCACGCCATCAAGGACTACTACGACATGCCCTGGCTCCTTTCACGCTCCAAAGCAAAGGCCAGCTTCAACCTCACTCCGATCCTGATCGAACAGCTCGACACATACATCGCCAAAGGCCCCCAAAGCGACCGCTTCCTCAGCCTCTGGCTCAAAGATCCCGCCCGGCTCTCCGCCGATGAGCGCGACTTCGTGGTGCAGCTTTGCAAATCGGCCCAGTATGAAACGATGGTCAAACCCCTGCCCAGTTTCGACGCCCTCTACTCACAGGAGGAGTACAGCGACGAAGAGCTGGTCAACCTGGAGTGCTGTTTTCTGCTGAGCTGGTGCGGCCCCTGGCTGCGGGAGAAGGATGCAACCGTCAAAAAACTGCTGCCGCAGGAGCGTTTTGACGCGAAGGATAAAGAGGCACTGCTCGACGCCCTCTTCGATTTCCTGCCGGAGATCCTCCCCTTTTACGACTCACTGCGCAAAAAGGGGCAGATCACCCTCTCTACCACCCCCTACTCCCACCCCATCCTGCCGCTGCTCATCGACATACACACAGCCGAGCTGGCCGATCCCTCCACCCCCCTGCCCCCCGACGGCCTCTCCCTCGCCTCCGATGCAAAACTCCATCTGCAAAAGGCGAAGGAGATTTACCGCAGCCATTTCGGCAGCGATCCCGTGGGAATGTGGCCGGCGGAGGGGGCGGTGGACCCCCAAAGCGCCGAACTCTTCCAAGAGGCCGGCATCCGGTGGATCGCCACTGACCAGGCGATTTTGCAAAAAAGCGGCGGTAGCGATCCCTACCGCGTCTATGACTATCGGGGGCTCAAACTCTTCTTCCGGGATCACGAGCTCAGTGACCTGATCGGATTCAGCTACCGCACTCTCCCCGCCGAGCGGGCGGTGGAGGATTTCCGACGCCGGCTTGCGGAGAAAAAAGGGACCCTCTTCGTGATCCTCGACGGGGAGAACGCCTGGGAGTATTATCCGAATAACGGGCGGGAGTTTCTCGAGAAGTTCTACGCGATGATCGAGGAGTTCGCTCCGCTTACCTGCGACGAAGCGGCTGCGCTTCCCGCCAAAAAGCTCGAGCGTCTGGCCCCCGGTTCCTGGATCGACGGGACCTTCCGCACCTGGATTGGCGACGAAGAGAAAAACCGTGCCTGGGAATTGCTCTTCCAGACCCGGCGGGATGTGCGCCATCTGGGCAAAGAGAAGGACCCGCAGATCCTCGCCCATTTCCTGGCGGCGGAAGCCTCCGACTGGTTCTGGTGGTACGGCGAAGGGCACTACACCGAATTCGCCCGGGAGTTCGACCGGCTCTACCGCGATCATCTGATCAGCATCTACGAGCTGATGGGCTTGCCCGCGCCCCGGGACCTGCTCCGCCCCATCGTCGGTTCCCACACGATCCACAACATCGTCAACGAACCCAAAGCCCCCATCCAGCCCGTCATCGACGGGAGAGTTACCTCCTTTTTCGAATGGGTCGATGCCGGGATGATCGATGAGCGCCACAGCGGCGGCAGTATGCAAAACAGCTCCGACGTCGTGGAGCGGATCTTTTGGGGAAGCGATGGGGAATATTTCTATTTCCGCCTCGATGCCGAAAATCCCAAGGAATTGGAGCTCAAACTCTTTTTCGACGAAGAGGAGATCCGGCCCGAACGGATGGCCGCCGAAAAGATCATCGAGATCGCAGTAGCCAAGAAAGGGCTCGAGAAACGAGGTTATGAAGTACGTTTCGAAATTTCGGCTGATGGGAAAATATTGGCTACCCTCCCTTCCAGCGCCCGCCTCTTCGTCAATCCCGATGAGAATTACGCACAGAACTGGTTTGTCTAA
- a CDS encoding sugar phosphate nucleotidyltransferase: MSATKAVLMAGGFGTRIQPLTHSIPKPMLPVMNVPMMENVLKQLKGAGIDEVVILLYYKPEVITNHFKDGSDWGVKLHYVLPDADYGTAGAVGFAREYLDTTFMIVSGDLVTDFNFAEILEHHRQRQSKLTITLTSVENPLQFGVVIVNEEGKIEKFLEKPSWGEVFSDTINTGIYVIEPEILDFIPKGEPFDFAKDLFPLLMQKGIDLMGYTAQGYWRDVGNPDSYREVHRDIFSHEVKFEIPGKRIDYPEGTLYLQGKVEIDPSVEILETVVLGDGVTIGKKCRLHNVTIGDRVTIGEKTRLRNSVLWHDIEMGKECFFDNAVICNDNRIGDMVTAKAGVILAEGCRVGKLAVFDQDVTVWPDKEIEPAAIVSNNVVWGTKYKNAIFREGIISGKANIEIGCEMSCKIAEAFASLLPTGSTIAIGRDFEDSSRMLKRAFDGGILATGVNILDLQEIPPSVLRFNIQHDEKLVGGAYFRKSLQDPSSVEIILYNEEGLRLDNATAKSLEKNYFKESFRKVDYKGMGSLDDSEERHTEACRRYKERIEELIDHRIIRGEEFKVAIDLMFGITKDIFPQILSETQIENILLNAYYDRLKMDMISHYIKMSKQELSKIIPALEFQMGALIYPHGQRLTLVADDGGVFDRVDALIAVLRLMEMDAAASGKTYRVFLPSWAPDMMDGDFRHLEIARGRYQDFKRNDYARFDLLATVDGNFAFTEFASHRDAIYATLKIMELLSRHRIALSQIEKEIKSFFYQRCKIPCPQSKKGKMMRKFLEYAKGKRHSSLDGVKIWEAENDWVLMIPDQYSEDLNLYIQAQDQEEGMKIHDKYRELIRQWMQE, translated from the coding sequence ATGAGCGCAACCAAAGCGGTCCTAATGGCCGGGGGTTTCGGTACGCGGATCCAACCTCTCACCCACTCGATCCCCAAACCGATGCTGCCGGTGATGAACGTGCCGATGATGGAGAATGTCCTCAAGCAACTCAAGGGGGCCGGGATCGACGAAGTGGTGATCCTTCTCTATTACAAGCCTGAAGTGATCACGAACCATTTCAAAGACGGCAGCGACTGGGGTGTGAAGCTCCACTATGTCCTCCCCGATGCCGATTACGGCACCGCCGGGGCCGTGGGCTTCGCCAGGGAGTACCTCGACACGACTTTTATGATCGTCAGCGGGGATCTGGTGACCGATTTCAACTTCGCAGAAATTTTGGAGCATCACCGCCAGCGCCAAAGCAAACTCACCATCACCCTCACCTCCGTGGAGAATCCGCTCCAATTCGGCGTGGTGATCGTCAACGAAGAGGGGAAGATCGAGAAATTCCTCGAAAAGCCGAGCTGGGGAGAGGTCTTCAGCGATACGATCAATACCGGCATCTACGTCATCGAGCCCGAGATCCTCGACTTCATCCCCAAGGGGGAGCCCTTCGACTTCGCCAAAGATCTTTTTCCCCTGCTGATGCAAAAAGGGATCGACCTGATGGGCTACACCGCCCAGGGGTACTGGCGGGATGTGGGCAACCCCGACAGTTACCGGGAAGTGCATCGGGATATCTTCAGCCACGAAGTGAAATTCGAAATTCCGGGCAAGCGCATCGACTATCCCGAAGGGACCCTCTATCTGCAGGGTAAAGTGGAGATCGATCCCAGCGTGGAGATCCTGGAGACCGTCGTCCTGGGCGATGGGGTCACGATCGGCAAAAAGTGCCGCCTCCACAATGTCACCATCGGCGACCGAGTCACGATCGGCGAAAAGACCCGCCTGCGCAATTCGGTACTCTGGCACGACATCGAGATGGGCAAAGAGTGTTTCTTCGACAATGCCGTCATTTGCAACGACAACCGGATCGGCGATATGGTCACCGCCAAAGCCGGAGTGATCCTGGCCGAGGGGTGCCGGGTGGGCAAACTGGCCGTCTTCGACCAGGATGTGACCGTCTGGCCCGACAAGGAGATCGAGCCCGCCGCCATCGTCAGCAACAACGTCGTCTGGGGCACCAAATACAAAAACGCCATCTTCCGCGAAGGGATCATCAGCGGCAAGGCCAACATCGAGATCGGCTGCGAAATGTCCTGCAAGATCGCCGAAGCCTTCGCTTCGCTCCTGCCGACGGGCAGCACCATCGCCATCGGCCGGGATTTCGAGGATTCTTCCCGCATGCTCAAACGGGCCTTCGACGGAGGCATCCTGGCCACGGGGGTCAACATCCTCGACCTGCAGGAGATCCCCCCTTCCGTTTTGCGCTTCAACATTCAGCACGATGAGAAGCTCGTAGGGGGCGCCTATTTCCGCAAGAGCCTCCAGGATCCTTCTAGCGTGGAGATCATCCTCTACAACGAAGAGGGGCTGCGCCTGGACAATGCCACCGCCAAATCTTTGGAGAAGAACTATTTCAAAGAGAGCTTCCGCAAAGTCGATTACAAAGGGATGGGCAGCCTGGACGATAGCGAGGAACGCCACACCGAAGCCTGCCGCCGCTACAAAGAGCGCATCGAAGAGCTGATCGACCACCGGATCATCCGGGGCGAAGAGTTCAAGGTCGCTATCGACCTGATGTTCGGCATCACCAAAGATATCTTTCCTCAGATCCTTTCGGAGACCCAGATCGAAAACATCCTGCTCAACGCCTACTACGACCGTCTCAAAATGGATATGATTTCCCATTACATCAAGATGTCGAAGCAGGAACTCTCCAAGATCATCCCGGCCCTGGAGTTCCAGATGGGAGCGCTCATCTACCCGCATGGACAGCGCCTGACCCTGGTCGCCGACGACGGAGGGGTCTTCGACCGGGTCGATGCCCTCATCGCCGTGCTGCGCCTGATGGAGATGGATGCCGCCGCTTCGGGCAAGACGTACCGGGTCTTCCTGCCCAGTTGGGCTCCCGATATGATGGACGGCGATTTCCGACATCTCGAGATCGCCCGGGGACGCTACCAGGATTTCAAACGCAACGACTATGCCCGATTCGATCTGCTGGCTACTGTCGACGGCAACTTCGCCTTCACCGAGTTCGCCTCCCATCGCGACGCCATCTACGCCACCTTGAAAATTATGGAGCTCCTTTCCCGCCACCGGATCGCCCTTTCGCAGATCGAAAAGGAGATCAAAAGCTTCTTCTACCAGCGCTGCAAGATCCCCTGCCCCCAGAGCAAAAAGGGCAAAATGATGCGCAAATTCCTCGAATACGCCAAGGGCAAGCGCCACTCCAGCCTCGACGGGGTCAAGATCTGGGAAGCCGAGAACGACTGGGTGCTGATGATCCCCGATCAATACAGTGAGGATCTCAACCTCTACATCCAGGCCCAAGACCAAGAAGAGGGGATGAAGATCCACGATAAGTACCGGGAGCTGATCCGTCAATGGATGCAGGAGTGA
- a CDS encoding glycogen-binding domain-containing protein → MVKLTPKSAVFTLALDDTVQEVLLKGSWNDWKPEVMKRKGRGEFSKTKRLKPGRYEFGYEIDGVWRVDESLPAVASPFGSQNSLLEVQG, encoded by the coding sequence ATGGTCAAACTCACCCCAAAAAGCGCTGTGTTTACCCTGGCGCTCGACGATACGGTTCAAGAGGTTTTGCTCAAAGGAAGCTGGAACGATTGGAAGCCCGAAGTGATGAAGCGCAAAGGGCGTGGGGAATTCAGCAAAACCAAACGCCTCAAACCGGGGCGTTATGAGTTTGGCTATGAGATCGATGGGGTCTGGAGGGTCGATGAGAGCCTTCCGGCGGTCGCTTCGCCCTTCGGCAGCCAAAATTCTCTGCTGGAGGTTCAAGGATGA